From the genome of Pseudomonas helvetica:
ATTTCCGCAAAGTCTCCTTTGACGGCCTGGAAGAGCGCTTGAGCGTTCTGCTGCCCAAGGACACCACCGAAGATTACGAGGCCAAGCGTCAGGTCTATGTCGACCGGTTGAATTTCGAGCTGGATATCATCATCCAGATGGGCTTCCCCGGTTACTTCCTGATCGTTATGGACTTTATCCAGTGGGCCAAGAACAACGGCGTACCGGTAGGTCCTGGCCGTGGGTCGGGTGCCGGGTCGCTGGTGGCCTATGTGCAGAAGATCACCGACCTCGACCCGCTGGAATATGACCTGCTGTTCGAACGTTTCCTGAACCCGGAACGGGTATCCATGCCCGACTTCGACGTCGACTTCTGCATGGACGGTCGTGACCGGGTGATCGACTACGTGGCCGAGAAATACGGCCGCAACGCGGTAAGCCAGATCATCACCTTCGGTTCCATGGCAGCCAAGGCTGTGGTCCGTGACGTGGCGCGGGTGCAGGGCAAGTCCTACGGTTTGGCGGATCGTCTGTCGAAGATGATCCCCTTCGAAGTCGGCATGACCCTGGAAAAAGCCTACGAGCAGGAAGAAATCCTCCGCGACTTCATCAAGGTCGATGAAGAGGCCGCGGAAATCTGGGAGATGGCGCGCAAGCTTGAAGGCGTTGTGCGTAACGTCGGCAAGCACGCCGGTGGTGTGGTGATCGCACCGACCAAGCTGACCGACTTCTCGCCGATCTATTGCGACGAAGAAGGTGGTGGCCTGGTAACCCAGTTCGACAAGGATGACGTCGAGGCGGCCGGTCTGGTGAAGTTCGACTTCCTGGGGCTGCGAACCCTGACCATCATCGATTGGGCGCTGAAAACCATCAACCGCGACCGCGCCAAGGTCAATGAGCCGCCGCTGGATATTGCGTTTATCCCGCTGGACGACAAGCCGACCTATACGCTGCTGCAAAAAGCTGAAACCACCGCGGTATTCCAGCTCGAGTCGCGCGGCATGAAAGAGCTGATCAAAAAGCTCAAGCCCGACTGCCTGGAAGACTTGATCGCACTCGTGGCGTTGTTCCGTCCAGGCCCGTTGCAATCGGGCATGGTGGATGACTTCATCAACCGTAAGCACGGTCGCGCCGAGCTGGCGTACCCGCACTCGGATTACCAGTACGAAGGCCTCAAGCCAGTATTGGCGCCGACCTACGGCATCATCCTGTATCAGGAACAGGTGATGCAGATCGCTCAGGTCATGGCCGGTTACACCCTCGGTGGTGCGGACATGCTGCGTCGGGCCATGGGTAAGAAAAAGCCCGAAGAAATGGCCAAGCAGCGGGGCGGCTTCATTGAAGGTTGCGCGACCAATAATATCGATGCTGACCTTGCCGGTAACATTTTCGACCTGGTGGAGAAATTCGCCGGTTACGGCTTCAACAAATCCCACTCTGCCGCCTACGGCCTGGTGTCGTACCAGACTGCCTGGCTGAAAGCCCACTACCCGGCGCCGTTCATGGCGGCGGTACTCTCGGCGGATATGCACAACACCGACAAGGTCGTGACCTTGATCGAAGAAGTGCGGACCATGAAGCTGCGCCTCGACGCGCCGGACGTGAACACCTCGGAGTTCAAGTTCACGGTGAACGACGAAGGCCGGATCATTTACGGTCTGGGGGCGATCAAGGGGGTCGGTGAGGGGCCGGTTGAAGCGATTACCGAAGCGCGTCAGGAAGGGCCGTTCAAGGATCTGTTCGATTTCTGCGCTCGTGTCGACCTCAAGCGCATTAACAAGCGGACCCTCGACGGGTTGATCCGCAGTGGTGCGCTGGACCGGCTCGGCCCGTACTTCCACGACGAACCGAAAGCCTATCAGGCCAACATCGACCGCAATCGCGCAGTCTTGCTGACGGCCATGGAAGAAGCGATCAAGGCGGCCGAGCAGACCGCACGGACCCACGACAGTGGCCACGCCGACCTGTTTGGCGGTCTGTTTGTCGAGGAAGACGCCGACGTCTACGCCAATCACCGCAAGGCCAAGGAACTGACGCTCAAGGAGCGCCTGAAGGGGGAGAAAGATACCCTGGGGCTGTACCTGACCGGTCACCCGATTGACGAATACGAAGGTGAAATCCGCCGCTTTGCCCGTCAACGCATCATCGATTTGAAACCGGCGCGTGATACACAGACGGTCGCGGGCATGATCATCGCCTTGCGGGTAATGAAGAACAAGAAGGGCGACAAGATGGGGTTCATCACCCTCGACGACCGCTCGGGGCGGATCGAAGCGTCGCTGTTTGCCGAGGCGTTCCATTCCGCGCAGTCGCTGTTGCAGACTGACGCGATGGTGGTGGTCGAAGGCGAAGTCAGCAATGACGACTTCTCCGGTGGCCTGCGCTTGCGGGTCAAGCGGGTGATGAGCATGGAGGACGCACGCACCAACCTGGCCGAAAGCCTGCGCTTGAAGGTCCAGACCCAAGACCTCAAAGGCGATCAGCTACGCTGGCTGGGTGAGTTGTTCAAGCGTCATCGTGGTGCGTGTCCGATTACCATGGAGTACACCAGTCCTGACGCCAAGGCCTTGTTGCAGTTCAGCGAGACCTGGCGAATCGATCCGGCGGATGCCTTGATTCAAGCCCTGCGTGACCAGTTCGGGCGAGACAACGTCTTCCTCCAATACCGTTGACGGTCAGGTGCCATTCTTTACCTTTGAAAGCTTGGCCTTGACCTTGACCCAATTTTTAATCTCGACCTGAACGCGCCTGTCCCTTAAGGTAAGGCGCGAATAGACAACCGGCCGGCCCAAGCTCTCTTGGACGTCGACCCAAGACGGACGCCTATGAACCCGAATTTTCTTGATTTCGAACAGCCGATCGCCGACCTGCAAGCCAAGATCGAAGAGTTGCGCTTGGTCGGTAATGACAATTCGCTGAATATCGGCGATGAAATCTCCCGCTTGCAGGACAAGAGCAGCACGCTCACCGAAGACATCTTCGGCAAGTTGACCAGCTGGCAGATCGCGCGTCTGGCGCGTCACCCACGTCGCCCGTACACCCTGGACTACATTGAACACATTTTCACCGAGTTCGATGAATTGCACGGTGACCGTCACTTCTCCGACGACGCTGCGATTGTCGGCGGTGTTGCCCGTCTGGACGACCAGCCGGTGATGATCATCGGCCACCAGAAAGGCCGCGAAGTGCGCGAGAAGGTTCGCCGCAACTTCGGCATGCCGCGCCCTGAGGGCTACCGCAAGGCCTGCCGTCTGATGGAAATGGCCGAGCGTTTCAAAATGCCGATCCTGACGTTCATCGACACCCCGGGTGCATACCCTGGTATCGACGCTGAAGAGCGTAACCAGAGCGAAGCGATTGCCTGGAACCTGCGTGTCATGGCCCGCCTGAAAACCCCAATCATCGCCACCGTGATCGGTGAGGGTGGTTCCGGCGGTGCGCTGGCGATCGGCGTTTGCGACCAGCTGAACATGCTGCAGTACTCGACCTACGCGGTGATCTCGCCGGAAGGTTGCGCCTCGATCCTGTGGAAAACCGCCGAGAAAGCCCCGGATGCCGCTGAAGCCATGGGCATCACCGCCGAGCGCCTGAAAGGCCTGGGTATCGTTGATAAAGTGATCAGCGAGCCGCTGGGTGGCGCGCACCGTGATCCGGCCGCTGCTGCTGCCTCGATCCGTGCGGAACTGAGCTCGCAACTGGCGATGCTGAAGAAGTTCGACAACGACGCGCTGCTGGCCCGCCGTTATGAGCGCCTGATGAGCTACGGTCTCTGATCGAGCACAGCTCTCTGTAGGAGCGAGTCTTGTTGTGGTGAGGGGGCTTGCCCCCGTTGGACTACGAAGTAGTCCCAAATACAGTCGATGCGATCGAACGAATCGACCTTTTTGCGACGGCTACGCCGCCGAACGGGGGGCAAGCCTCCTCACCACAAGTTCATCGCGTGCAAGCTTTGCTCCTGCAGGTTTGGGGATGTTCATGAGCCTTTCAGCTGCACTTCTCAAACGCCTGGCTCCCTGGCACACCGCGCCGACCTGGCGTGTCGCTTTCTCCGGTGGTCTCGACTCCACCGTTCTGCTGCACCTTCTTGCGCAACTCGCAAAAAAACACTCCCTGCCTGAACTCAAAGCCATTCACATCCATCACGGTCTCCAGGCTGCGGCTGATGCGTGGCCGGGGCATTGTCAGACGGTGTGTGACGCCCTGGGGGTGCCATTGGAGGTTATTCACGTTCAGGTTCAGCCTGGGGCGAGCCTGGAGCGCGCGGCGCGCGAGGCGCGGTATGGCGCCTTTGTCGAGGCGACTCAAGCCAATGAGCTGCTACTCACGGCGCAACACCAGAACGATCAGGCGGAAACCCTCTTGTTCCGCCTGTTGCGCGGGGCAGGGGTGAGAGGTTTGTCGGCGATCCCGTCACAGCGTCCTTTGGGCCGTGGTTTTTTGCTGCGACCGTTGCTTGAGGTGTCGCGGGCTGAACTCGAAGCCTATGCCGTCGAGCATCAGTTGAGCTGGATCGAGGATCCGTCGAACGCCGATCAACAGTTTTCTCGTAATTACCTTCGCCAGCAGATTTTTCCAGCGCTCACTCAGCGTTGGCCACAGGCCGTGGCCACCATCGCCCGCAGCGCCGCGCATTTGAGTGAAGCGCAGGGTTTGCTCGATGATTTGGCCGAGATGGATCTGGCGCCCGCCGCAACGGTCAGCGAATTCGATTGGCTGGGCGTGCCGTCGTTGGAAATGGCTGCGCTTGAAACGCTTTCCGCCGCCCGCCAGCGCAATGCTCTCAGCCACTGGCTGGCGCCGTTGACGCGGATGCCGGACAGCGACCATTGGTCG
Proteins encoded in this window:
- the dnaE gene encoding DNA polymerase III subunit alpha — protein: MPASFVHLRLHTEYSLVDGLVRIKPLVKTLVGMNMPAVAVTDQNNMCSLVKFYKNAMGAGIKPICGADLWLSNKDPDNPLSRISFLAMNAVGYRNLTELISRGFIDGQRNGQVIIEREWVAEANEGLIMLSAAKEGEIGIALLGGNPDEAETLAREWMAVFPDRFYLEIQRTNRPNDEEQLHAAVALADKIGAPLVATNDVRFIKQEDFAAHETRVCIGEGRALDDPRRSKNYSDQQYLKSAEEMAELFSDLPEALENTVEIAKRCNIDVKLGKHFLPNFPIPDGMTIDEYFRKVSFDGLEERLSVLLPKDTTEDYEAKRQVYVDRLNFELDIIIQMGFPGYFLIVMDFIQWAKNNGVPVGPGRGSGAGSLVAYVQKITDLDPLEYDLLFERFLNPERVSMPDFDVDFCMDGRDRVIDYVAEKYGRNAVSQIITFGSMAAKAVVRDVARVQGKSYGLADRLSKMIPFEVGMTLEKAYEQEEILRDFIKVDEEAAEIWEMARKLEGVVRNVGKHAGGVVIAPTKLTDFSPIYCDEEGGGLVTQFDKDDVEAAGLVKFDFLGLRTLTIIDWALKTINRDRAKVNEPPLDIAFIPLDDKPTYTLLQKAETTAVFQLESRGMKELIKKLKPDCLEDLIALVALFRPGPLQSGMVDDFINRKHGRAELAYPHSDYQYEGLKPVLAPTYGIILYQEQVMQIAQVMAGYTLGGADMLRRAMGKKKPEEMAKQRGGFIEGCATNNIDADLAGNIFDLVEKFAGYGFNKSHSAAYGLVSYQTAWLKAHYPAPFMAAVLSADMHNTDKVVTLIEEVRTMKLRLDAPDVNTSEFKFTVNDEGRIIYGLGAIKGVGEGPVEAITEARQEGPFKDLFDFCARVDLKRINKRTLDGLIRSGALDRLGPYFHDEPKAYQANIDRNRAVLLTAMEEAIKAAEQTARTHDSGHADLFGGLFVEEDADVYANHRKAKELTLKERLKGEKDTLGLYLTGHPIDEYEGEIRRFARQRIIDLKPARDTQTVAGMIIALRVMKNKKGDKMGFITLDDRSGRIEASLFAEAFHSAQSLLQTDAMVVVEGEVSNDDFSGGLRLRVKRVMSMEDARTNLAESLRLKVQTQDLKGDQLRWLGELFKRHRGACPITMEYTSPDAKALLQFSETWRIDPADALIQALRDQFGRDNVFLQYR
- a CDS encoding acetyl-CoA carboxylase carboxyltransferase subunit alpha, coding for MNPNFLDFEQPIADLQAKIEELRLVGNDNSLNIGDEISRLQDKSSTLTEDIFGKLTSWQIARLARHPRRPYTLDYIEHIFTEFDELHGDRHFSDDAAIVGGVARLDDQPVMIIGHQKGREVREKVRRNFGMPRPEGYRKACRLMEMAERFKMPILTFIDTPGAYPGIDAEERNQSEAIAWNLRVMARLKTPIIATVIGEGGSGGALAIGVCDQLNMLQYSTYAVISPEGCASILWKTAEKAPDAAEAMGITAERLKGLGIVDKVISEPLGGAHRDPAAAAASIRAELSSQLAMLKKFDNDALLARRYERLMSYGL
- the tilS gene encoding tRNA lysidine(34) synthetase TilS — encoded protein: MSLSAALLKRLAPWHTAPTWRVAFSGGLDSTVLLHLLAQLAKKHSLPELKAIHIHHGLQAAADAWPGHCQTVCDALGVPLEVIHVQVQPGASLERAAREARYGAFVEATQANELLLTAQHQNDQAETLLFRLLRGAGVRGLSAIPSQRPLGRGFLLRPLLEVSRAELEAYAVEHQLSWIEDPSNADQQFSRNYLRQQIFPALTQRWPQAVATIARSAAHLSEAQGLLDDLAEMDLAPAATVSEFDWLGVPSLEMAALETLSAARQRNALSHWLAPLTRMPDSDHWSGWENLRDAATDARPIWRLADGELHRANGRIWWLSGHWLNRPEPAPLWPDPSLALLLPNNGRLTFCGTIPAGVLSVRYRQGGEIMHLPGRGHRDLKRLLNESGLPLFARGRLPLLFCNEQLLAVANLRGLDGSAGGNGLLRWQPAINDQGLS